CGGCATATTAAAGCCGGTTTTGGATGAACAATGCTTTACTTTTACTACGATCGGTGACGCTCATGCACGACTTGAATCAGGAAAGACGATTGGCAAAGTTGTTGCAGAAAATGATTTGACATATTCTTAAATGTAACGTTAGATAATGAAAAGGAACCCATTCGGGTTCCTTTTCATATTGGTTAGTCACACAAATGTACTAAAAAATAAAGACATTCATGAGAGCTAATAGATAAAGAATTCGAAGATGAGTTCAGGCCGTTATTCAGTCCATTTAGAGACAAGCTCTTCGTTCTCTTCAACCCACTGCTTTGCGCCTGTTTCGGTGTCGTCAGCATTCTTAATCGTTGCCATTAGACTACCGAGTGAATCATCATCCATCTTCCAATTGTTCATCCACTTAACGATTTCAGGGTGATCGTCACTGAAATCTGTTCTTGTCATAAAGTAAATATCGTCCGCTTCACCATAAACATTTTTGGGATCTTCCAGGTACTTTAAGTCATATTCTGCAAAAGCCCAGTGAGGATTCCACAGCGTGACAATAATAGGTTCTTCGTCTTCATAAGCTTTCTTAAGCTCACTCATCATCGCTGGACCAGAGCTATCGACAAGGTCATAATTTAATTCATATTCATCAACAGCCGTTCTGCTCATTTCCATCAAGCTAGCGCCCGGATCAATTCCAACAATTTGTTCTAATCCAAGTTCGTCTTTTTTGTCGTTCAGTTCATCTATACTATTGATATCCATATACGAAGGAACAACCAGCCCAAGACCAGTACCCTCATACCATGTTTCTTGCATCTCAACATCTTCTTTATACTCTTCATATAGTGGCTTATCAGTCGTTGGGAGCCAAACCTCTGCTGCTACATCAAGATCGCCTTGTGAAATACCAGCCCAAACTGGTGACTTTTCCATTGATTTTAGTTCAATGTCGTATCCTTTTTCTTCAAGTATCACTTTCCACATATTTGAAACGGCGATATTTTCAGCCCAGTTGTTTAATCCAAACGTAACCGTTCCTTTCGATTCTTCACTTTCTCCAGATCCACAAGCTGCTAAAATTGAAAGTGCTGCAATGACTAGGACTAAGATTCCTCTCCTCATAAATACTCTCCTTTTTCTTTCTTATTTTTTGTGCGAAAACGCACATGTTTTCTATCATAACAAATGTGTCACACTTTTGCAGGTTTATTACAGAAAGGAGACAGTGTATGATGAAGGTAGGGAGGGATGGGGATGATCACAATTGCAACAACGCTTATTGTTATTTTTCTTGTTATTATTTTAATTGGTACGCTAATGGTTGCCGGAAAAAGTGATCCTGGGTATGGGAAGAAAGCGAAGAATACAACGGTTACCATTTCCGCTATTTATCTTCTTGTAAGCGTTCTCGCTATAGCAGGCATTGCAGCTTATGTTTATTTTACGTAAACGTATCATTGTAACGAGAATGCTTCCTCAAAAACATTCGTAGTCATAAATGAAGACGTAATAGGATTGGCTGCATAGCCAATCCTATTTTGAAGCAACGAAAATCATTTCAGCTGCAAGGTAGCCGAACCGTAATCCAAAAAATAATAATACGAGACTGGCTGTTACACTAATCGCACGGAGCGTTCGAGGTTTCATTAGTGATTTTCCGAAGTGGACGGTCATACAAAGATTGACATTCCAAAGGCCGATCCCAATGAAAACGAGTGCAGATAAGAAAAAGGCCTGCCATTTGTCTGGCTGTTGCAGTGAAACGCTAAGCACTGATCCGTAAATACCGAGCCAGAAAAGAAGGTTCATCGGATTAAATGCAGCGATCATGAAACCAGTTGCGTAGGAATGAAATAAGCCCGTTTTTTCTTTGTCCTCGTCTTCATCAAGACTTACTTGAGATCGAAAGCCTTGAATCCCTGAAATCGTTAAGATAATGGCTCCGAGAATCATCAAACTAATTTGGACAATAGTCAACTTAACAAAAGTTGCAATACCGAAATACATCAAATACATGAGTACAAGGTCTGCACTCATTCCACCTGCTCCTACGAAGAGAGAAGACCAGAACCCTTTATGAATTCCTCGCTTCATGATTTCAATGTTAATTGGACCGAGCGGAGCAGCAATTGATAAGCCTAGGATAATGTGAGCAATAGCAATTTCTAGCATGGCGAGCAATCTCCTTTTATCTATGTATTCTGATTCAAGATAAATACTTTTGAGCAGGCTGTTGAAGTGGATAGATATTTGATTTATTCGAATGAAGTGAAGGGTTCACTCGAATGAGTCAAACATCTAGAGAGCATTAATCGTAACGAATGTAACTTTGAAATAAGGAATTCCTCTTTCTTTAATACATGTCCACACGGTCTAAATTAGAAGTCTCATTTTGAATTTAGGGAAAAATATGCTATTATGCTCTTTTGGGTCGCGCAATATTTTGAAGAAGATGTGGAAAATTGTATAATGAAGGTTACTACTACCATTGGAATTGATGTGATGTGGATATGAAGCATTTTTCTATGTTTACTAAAAGTGAAATAAAGGAACGTTTTCCAGTGAGCTTCTATCAAAGAGGTCTCACCTATTTTCAGAATGGGCGCGTATCTGAGCTTACATATGATAAAGAAGATCAGTCTTATCGAGCTTATGTAAACGGAAGTTCTGAATATGGCGTGTTAATTGAGCTACTTGGTGATAACTGGTTTGGGTCTTGTGAGTGTCAAGCATTTGAAACATATGGCACTTGTAAGCATCTTGCTGCTGTGCTTATTGCAATCAGCGAGAAGGGGCCGGAGGAAGAAAGCGAAAAGGAAAAACCATCACAGGTATCTCAATCACCACGAAGCTACAGTGAAACAAATCAGCTCATTCAAGTATTAAGTGATTATCAACCCGAAGCGAACCGCTCAAGATTGAGGGCGGATGAGTTGAAGATTGAGTTTACATTGAAAGCGAGCTCTTACCCGACGCTTCGTAAATCTCAAGGAGATTCTCCGTGGACTCTTGAACTTAAAGTAGGGGTAAACCGCTTATATGTCGTGAAAGATATTCGCGCATTTCTTGATGCGGTACTTGATGAGCAATCTTATTTGTTTACGAAAAAGTTCAGTTATGAACCAGATGAACATAAGTTTCATGAACTCGATGAGCCTTTTATTCAACTTCTACTCGCGATAAGAAGGAATGAGAAGGTTTATTTGGATTTACCTGATAACTGGGGACGTTTTACTGAAAACCGTGAATTGATTTTACCTCCATTGACAGCGAACGAGTTTCTTTCAGAGTTTTTAAAGCAAAACAGATTGATTCGTTTTGAATACAATCGGACGCTTTATGAAGAGACTGAACTTTTCGATGGTGGGTTACCATTTTCATTTGAGATTGAACAGCGGGAAGACGATTACGTACTTCAGTTAAATGGATTTCAAAGCGCAGCTTATTTTCCTACTTACGGGTGGGTATTTCACGATGAGAAGCTATATAAATTGTCGAAAAAACAGCAGTCCTTATTAAGGGATTTGTCTCATTTTCGAAATGCGGCTAGAAAAAGTGACTTATCCATTTCACAAACGCAGATTGAACCATTTCTCTCTCAGGTCGTTCCAGGTCTCAAAAAGCTTGGGGATGTATTGATCTCTGAACAGATCAATGAAAAAATCATCAATCCTGATTTGCGTGCGAGAGTCTATGTAAATGCAGAAGGACAGCGACTTCTAGTTAACGTTGAATATGAATATGGCGAAGATGTGATCAATCCTTTTAAAGATGATTCCCGGATCGTAAATGACCAGGGAGGCATTGTCTTAAGAGACAGTGAAAAGGAACAAACAATTATGTCTCTTATTGAACAAGCATCACTAAAATTCAACGGTAAAGAGCTATATGCAGAAGATGAAGCGGTGATATTTGACTTTCTTTACTGGACGATTCCAGAACTAAATGATCTTGCTGATGTGTTTCTGACAGAATCTGCTCGAGGTTGGTTATTGGATGAATCATCGGCTCCGGTAACATCAGTAGATATGGATCATAGTGGAAATTGGCTTGATGTAAGCTTTGACATGAAGGGATTGGATGAAGAAGAAATCTCTCATATTCTTAAAGCTGTGATCGAAAAAGATCGCTATTATCGCCTTGCGAATGGTGCCTTCGTTTCAATTGAAAATGAAGATTTTCAACATGTTAGTCAGCTATTCGACGACCTGAATATAAAAGAAAAAGATATCGAAAGAGGAGAACTTCATCTGCCACTCTATAGAGGGCTCCAGCTCGACGAAAGAATGAGCGGTGGAAAGCACGCTTCACGTTATAGCAAGGCTTTTCGAGATCTTATCTCTCGTTTAAAGCACCCGGAGGACCTTCAGTTTGATCTTCCAACAGGGCTAGAAGCTGATCTTCGCTCGTACCAGATGACGGGATATCAATGGCTAAAAGCACTTGCCCATTATCAGTTGGGTGGGATTCTTGCAGATGACATGGGACTTGGTAAGACATTGCAAAGCATTGCCTACTTGCTGTCTGAGAAAAAAGATAATCCAGAAGCGATGGCGCTTGTTGTCGCACCAGCATCACTTATTTATAACTGGAAAAAGGAGTTTGAGAAATTTGCTCCTGGACTTCAGATTGAAGTGAATACTGGTACGCCAACTGAGCGGAAAGAGCTTCTAAGTCAAGGGCTTCAGCCAGATGTTTGGATAACTTCATATCCGACTCTCAGGCAAGATATTGCCCATTATGAAACCATTCAATTTGATTCCGTTATTCTTGATGAGGCTCAGGCAATTAAGAACCCTGCGACAAAGACCTCACAAGCTGTGAGACAGTTAAGTGCTAAGAAGCGGTTTGCACTCAGCGGAACTCCAATTGAGAATTCACTTGATGAACTATGGGCACTTTTTCACTCGATTATGCCTGGATTCTTCCCGGATCAATCCACGTTTAGAAATTTACCACATGAGCGAATTTCGAGAATGGTGAAGCCATTTATTCTAAGACGTGTGAAGAAGGATGTACTTAAAGAGCTTCCTGATAAGATTGAGACGGTTCAAGTATCAGAGTTAACAAAGCAGCAAAAAGAACTGTACATTGGCTACTTGCACCGTATTCAGCAGGAAACTAAAGAAAGCCTTGCTGGCGATGGTTTCCAAAAAAACCGCATGAAAATACTGGCTGGACTTACTCGTTTAAGGCAGCTATGCTGCCATCCGTCTTTATTCGTTGAAAATTACCAGGGTCAATCGGGTAAACTTGAGCAGCTTTTAGATATTGTTACGACATCAATCGAGAACAAGAAACGTCTTCTGATCTTTTCGCAATTCTCGAGCATGTTAAAGATCATTCATCAAAAGCTAACGGATCTAGGCTATTCTGCTTTCTATTTAGATGGTCAGACGCCTTCAAAAGATCGAGTTGAAATGACCGAACGGTTTAATGATGGCGAGAATGAAATTTTTCTTATCTCATTGAAAGCAGGGGGAACAGGTTTAAATTTAACTGGTGCCGATACGGTTATTCTTTATGATCTATGGTGGAATCCAGCTGTTGAAGAACAAGCTGCAGGACGAGCTCATCGAATTGGACAGAAAAAAGTTGTTCAAGTTATGAGATTAATTACTCAGGGAACCATCGAAGAGAAAATTTATGAGCTTCAGCAAAAGAAAAAAGAACTCATTGAGAAGGTTATCCAACCTGGAGAAACGATGATCTCTAGTCTATCTGAAGATGAAATAAAAGATATTTTGAGCATTTAATCGCTAGAACTTAAGGGTTTTACTTGGTTTGAATAGCCCTTATCAAAGTAACAAACAATACCTTATAGAGGGGTGTTTAGATGGATGTGTGTGAATTATGCGGAAGAACGGTTACCAAATGCACGCTTCACCATTTAACCCCTAAAGAAGAAGGCGGTTCTTTCAAACCAACCGCCTGGCTATGTGTGCCTTGTCACAAGCAAATCCATGCTCTCTATACGAACAAGGAACTTGCTATTAGGCTCAATACGATTCCACAGCTCAAAGAAGATGATCGAATTCGTCGTTATTTGAAGTGGATAAAAAAACAGCCAGGAACGAAGAGTGTTAAAACGAAGAAGGCAAACAGTCGAAAACAGAAAAAATAAATTTTCGAATCGATTTTTTATTAAAAATCCTTATAAAACGCAACGTTAATTGAAAAATCTCGAAAATGAGTTAGTTTGGATTCGAAATTCGGCGTTTCGACATTTTTTATAGTGGTATATGTAGATATAGGTAAAAAGGTACTAATTCTTAAGCTATAAGAAAATTATTTTAAGTTGAGGTGAAGTGTATGAGGGGAAAAGTATCCTCCGTGTTTTGGAGCACGCTCATTATAAGTTTATTAATGGTTGCTTGGGGAGCGATCTCTCCAGACACATTACAGTCGTTGTCGGCGAGTGCCCAATCATTTATTTCGAATAAGTTTGGGTGGTATTACCTAATTCTTGTGACACTGTTAGTTATTTTTTGTGTGTTTATTATTTTCACACCGTACGGGAAAATTAAGCTAGGAAAACCCGACGAGAAGCCTGAATTCACAAGGTTAAGCTGGTTTGCTATGCTGTTCAGTGCTGGTATGGGTATTGGACTCGTTTTCTGGGGTACAGCGGAACCGATGTCTCATTACGCTGTAAATGCTCCTACGGCAGAAACAGGTTCACCCGCTGCTATTAAGGAAGCTTTGCAGTATTCATTTTTCCACTGGGGTATTCATGCTTGGGCAATTTATGCCATTGTGGCGTTAGTTCTTGCTTATTTTAAATTTAGACATGATCGTCCCGGCTTAATTAGTGCGACTTTATATCCAATCTTTGGTGAGCGCGTGAATGGTCTTTTTGGTAAAGTTATTGATACACTAGCGGTTTTTGCGACAATCGTTGGGGTTGCGACAACATTAGGATTTGGTGCTGTTCAAATTAACGGTGGTTTATCCTTCCTAACAGATATACCGAATAGCTTTAGTACACAGCTAATTATTATCGGTGTCGTTACGGTACTATTCATGATTTCAGCCTGGTCAGGGATCGGTAAAGGAATCAAATACTTAAGTAATGCGAATATAGGATTAGCAGGAGTTCTTTTCCTAGCGATGTTTATTCTAGGTCCTACTGTTTATATTCTGAATATGTTTACAGACACAATCGGTTCTTATTTAACGAATTTAATGGCAATGAGCTTCCGTATTGCGCCATTAAATCCAGAGAACCGTGAATGGATTAATAACTGGACAATATTTTATTGGGCATGGTGGATTTCATGGTCACCATTCGTAGGGATTTTCATTGCCCGCGTCTCAAGAGGAAGAACGATCCGAGAGTTTCTCGTAACTGTGCTTCTTGTTCCTTCGATTGTTGGATTCTTATGGTTCTCAACATTTGGAATTTCAGGAATCAACATTCAACAGCAGGGAATTGCTGATATTGCATCACTAGCAACAGAAGAATCACTCTTTGGTATGTTCCAGAATTACCCTCTAGGGCTTATTTTATCGATTATAGCGATTACCCTAATTGGTACTTTCTTCATTACTTCTGCTGACTCCGCTACGTTTGTGCTTGGAATGCAAACAACTTACGGTTCTTTAAATCCTGGTACAAGTGTGAAGTTAACGTGGGGGGTTACGCAATCAGCTATGGCTGCGGTACTTCTATACACAGGTGGATTACAGGCGTTGCAGAACGTATTGATACTCGCTGCCCTGCCGTTCTCCATTATTATGATATTAATGACTGTGTCTTTCTATAAAGCTCTAAAGAAAGAAAAGTATTTAGTGGCGAAAGATCCGAAGCCTCGAAAAGAAAAACGAAAAGAAAAGAAAGCTGGTTCAGAACCTACAGATTCAACTGCGCCCGCTACTAAGTAAAGTTTTGAGACGATAAGGATTTTCTTATCGTCTCTTTTCTTTTTTGCTTATACTAATTTGACTCATTGAATTGATTAACATA
The sequence above is drawn from the Pseudalkalibacillus hwajinpoensis genome and encodes:
- a CDS encoding glycine betaine ABC transporter substrate-binding protein — translated: MRRGILVLVIAALSILAACGSGESEESKGTVTFGLNNWAENIAVSNMWKVILEEKGYDIELKSMEKSPVWAGISQGDLDVAAEVWLPTTDKPLYEEYKEDVEMQETWYEGTGLGLVVPSYMDINSIDELNDKKDELGLEQIVGIDPGASLMEMSRTAVDEYELNYDLVDSSGPAMMSELKKAYEDEEPIIVTLWNPHWAFAEYDLKYLEDPKNVYGEADDIYFMTRTDFSDDHPEIVKWMNNWKMDDDSLGSLMATIKNADDTETGAKQWVEENEELVSKWTE
- a CDS encoding LysE family translocator; translated protein: MLEIAIAHIILGLSIAAPLGPINIEIMKRGIHKGFWSSLFVGAGGMSADLVLMYLMYFGIATFVKLTIVQISLMILGAIILTISGIQGFRSQVSLDEDEDKEKTGLFHSYATGFMIAAFNPMNLLFWLGIYGSVLSVSLQQPDKWQAFFLSALVFIGIGLWNVNLCMTVHFGKSLMKPRTLRAISVTASLVLLFFGLRFGYLAAEMIFVASK
- a CDS encoding DEAD/DEAH box helicase, translating into MKHFSMFTKSEIKERFPVSFYQRGLTYFQNGRVSELTYDKEDQSYRAYVNGSSEYGVLIELLGDNWFGSCECQAFETYGTCKHLAAVLIAISEKGPEEESEKEKPSQVSQSPRSYSETNQLIQVLSDYQPEANRSRLRADELKIEFTLKASSYPTLRKSQGDSPWTLELKVGVNRLYVVKDIRAFLDAVLDEQSYLFTKKFSYEPDEHKFHELDEPFIQLLLAIRRNEKVYLDLPDNWGRFTENRELILPPLTANEFLSEFLKQNRLIRFEYNRTLYEETELFDGGLPFSFEIEQREDDYVLQLNGFQSAAYFPTYGWVFHDEKLYKLSKKQQSLLRDLSHFRNAARKSDLSISQTQIEPFLSQVVPGLKKLGDVLISEQINEKIINPDLRARVYVNAEGQRLLVNVEYEYGEDVINPFKDDSRIVNDQGGIVLRDSEKEQTIMSLIEQASLKFNGKELYAEDEAVIFDFLYWTIPELNDLADVFLTESARGWLLDESSAPVTSVDMDHSGNWLDVSFDMKGLDEEEISHILKAVIEKDRYYRLANGAFVSIENEDFQHVSQLFDDLNIKEKDIERGELHLPLYRGLQLDERMSGGKHASRYSKAFRDLISRLKHPEDLQFDLPTGLEADLRSYQMTGYQWLKALAHYQLGGILADDMGLGKTLQSIAYLLSEKKDNPEAMALVVAPASLIYNWKKEFEKFAPGLQIEVNTGTPTERKELLSQGLQPDVWITSYPTLRQDIAHYETIQFDSVILDEAQAIKNPATKTSQAVRQLSAKKRFALSGTPIENSLDELWALFHSIMPGFFPDQSTFRNLPHERISRMVKPFILRRVKKDVLKELPDKIETVQVSELTKQQKELYIGYLHRIQQETKESLAGDGFQKNRMKILAGLTRLRQLCCHPSLFVENYQGQSGKLEQLLDIVTTSIENKKRLLIFSQFSSMLKIIHQKLTDLGYSAFYLDGQTPSKDRVEMTERFNDGENEIFLISLKAGGTGLNLTGADTVILYDLWWNPAVEEQAAGRAHRIGQKKVVQVMRLITQGTIEEKIYELQQKKKELIEKVIQPGETMISSLSEDEIKDILSI
- a CDS encoding HNH endonuclease produces the protein MDVCELCGRTVTKCTLHHLTPKEEGGSFKPTAWLCVPCHKQIHALYTNKELAIRLNTIPQLKEDDRIRRYLKWIKKQPGTKSVKTKKANSRKQKK
- a CDS encoding glycine betaine uptake BCCT transporter → MRGKVSSVFWSTLIISLLMVAWGAISPDTLQSLSASAQSFISNKFGWYYLILVTLLVIFCVFIIFTPYGKIKLGKPDEKPEFTRLSWFAMLFSAGMGIGLVFWGTAEPMSHYAVNAPTAETGSPAAIKEALQYSFFHWGIHAWAIYAIVALVLAYFKFRHDRPGLISATLYPIFGERVNGLFGKVIDTLAVFATIVGVATTLGFGAVQINGGLSFLTDIPNSFSTQLIIIGVVTVLFMISAWSGIGKGIKYLSNANIGLAGVLFLAMFILGPTVYILNMFTDTIGSYLTNLMAMSFRIAPLNPENREWINNWTIFYWAWWISWSPFVGIFIARVSRGRTIREFLVTVLLVPSIVGFLWFSTFGISGINIQQQGIADIASLATEESLFGMFQNYPLGLILSIIAITLIGTFFITSADSATFVLGMQTTYGSLNPGTSVKLTWGVTQSAMAAVLLYTGGLQALQNVLILAALPFSIIMILMTVSFYKALKKEKYLVAKDPKPRKEKRKEKKAGSEPTDSTAPATK